DNA from Branchiostoma lanceolatum isolate klBraLanc5 chromosome 9, klBraLanc5.hap2, whole genome shotgun sequence:
CTATAAGCCAACACGCCTGAAAAGTGTCAACTACTTAGCAGCCACTaggtaggggtcacgcccgaaagtttAAAAGCAAACTGCCCGCGAactgcccggcagggcccccTTTCTTCAATTGTGACTTAATCATATACCGTCAATATTCCTTACAAGGTTTCGGTTGTGCATCTCACGAGGCCTTCTGTAACGGGACATGTCGACCAAAGGAAAGTTTCTGTTCAGCCTTTGACGGATGTGTGCCGCAGCGCTACAATGTAGACAAGTAAATACACTTATTATCAAACTTGCCTTATATGATTTACCagatattttcttaacttaactttttaactttaaCAAATAGTTAAAATCAGGTTAAGAAGAAATTTTTGGATTTCAACAAGACAAAAATGGAACCTTTTTAAAAGTAATGGTAATTCTTGCTCGAAGTCAAATAAATGCAAGTACAAAAATAATTACATTTGATGAAATGTCATCTATGTGAGACATTGGTGGACATGTTGATACTCTAACCTTCACATGCTAGTATTTCATACGTAAGCTCGTCGTGTTTGTATGCTTTTTGGAAGCCAAGAGAAAGATAAAGATCCCCATTTTTTCTGTGATGTGTGGTTCCTGCTAGTACATTCAATTAAATAGTAGTTCAGTCTATACAGAAAAAGATATAGAAAAAGAGACAAAGAAAGAGCTATAAGCTGTTTGTGTTCCAGCCTTATTTGTGAAGACGTGCTGCGAGCAGAGTGCGGTCTAGAATTGACCACCAAGCTGGAAGATCTTGGATGTTCGGGTTCGTCTGTTCAGCACTGTTGTATGTACAGGGAAGTGGGCTTAGGTAGTGCTGGGACCGCACGGCTGATGCAGTAGACAGAATAGACggattagatagatagatagatagatagatagatagatagatagatagatagatagatagatagatagatagatagatagatagatagatagatagatagatagatagatatagatagtgTTCGTAGAATCTATTACGTTGAACCAGTTTCTTGACTGTAAGTTCAAACAACTCATAACATTTTCGATCGTGAAAGTCCTATGGTATCTGCAGTTAGTAAATGATTGTCACTTCTTTGACTTGTAGAAATCGACCGTCAGTTCATTCCGTGTGGAGATGACGTCAGTCTTGGACGAGGATCTGAAGTGTTCTACGAATCGCTGGGTTGTAACGGCATAGAAGACTGTTCCACAGGGAAGGACGAGGCAGACTGTGACGGTAGGAAACATATGACCGGATCGGTCAAATGGGTGCTAATTTCGTGCTTATAACCCTACTGAATTTTGAACATTATCCTACTCAATATAGTGCTTAATCCTATTTCCATAATATGGTGCATGACCCCATTTCACTCAGTATGAAGCTTGACCCTTATTCTTGTCAATATAATGCTTCATCTTTATCAAACGCAATATGCTACTTGAACCCATCCCCGCCCAATATGCTACTTATTTTGCTCATAGCTTGATAACCCGTATTTGACTTACTTATTTCAACCTAAGGAAAACACAGCCCCCCTTATTTTGGGTTTCCATTTGAGGCTGCACAACCCCACCTCTAGTTTCCGTCTGAAGCAAAATACCTGTACACGTGTAAGCATTGGAAGAATATTCTCTCGTCAGCCGCAAGACTAAGAGTTATGTTTAAACTTCTCTAGTTTGGGTATATTAAAGGGGAAAACCATAACGCAAAATTGGGCATGTTCGTATTGGATGAAGCCCTTTATTTTCTCGCCAAAATTGCCTAATGTTGGCAGTAAGAGATTAATGCTAGGTATAATAGACTTTTCCCAATGATCTACGTCGTGAGGAATTGTAACTCTGGCTCCGCTTATATTTTACAACGTCAAAGATGTAAATCTGGCTCAAAGGGATGCTTTAAATtaatttttgtctttatttATAACATTATTCAAACATCAATGTGATTGATTCACTGTTGGAACAAGTTCCTACAGTTTGTATCATTTaattttcaaatggtagatttgggctgttgcccccataaaagtaggtgctaaacgcactctattgtctgcctctgtatatttttagatttcatgtctggacttttgtcttgaggtgtctatgcatggcacctaggcctaataacctatactttgaagggatgtgtgaattgccctgttcccatcccactgacccagttacatcATTTGTtctaatgttggaacatgttggaacaaaagATCAACCTATGTTgtaacagtttcgaaaataatacgaataacatgtgcaatgttagaaatttgtctagcatgttggaacacagcagaaactattttgaacatcaaataaatgttggaaattgttctaaacagtcacttatttcccttagattgttacagaggttttgcaaatgttagaacaaaaggcaacaaacacccactcggtaatgtggaattgactctacccTCGAAACTGTTTTTGCTGCGACTTATCAAGGGTCTCCTTCGCGGAAGAATTGGGGCGTGCACAGTTAATAGTGAACTTCTACTGACGTCTGTGAGTCATTCACATTTTGTGTTTCCTCTACAGAGTGTGGCATGGAGTGTCCGACCGATTTTGGGGACACCTGTATTCCAAGTCAATGGCTCTGTGACGACATTGAGGATTGTTCGGACGGGAGGGACGAAGAACGGTGTGTGCAAGGTAGGCTGACTTAAAAGAGCAGCTAGTGGAAATCATGCTTTATTTACTTAGCCCTTTTGCCCATCCTTGGACATTGATCACGCACTAGGTTCTCCCTCTCATGCGGTCCTGGGCCTTTTCTACCAGCTGCTCCTATGTATATCCCGCGTTCCTTTTTCCTTCCCATGTTTCGACGAATGGCTTGCCAATTGCCTCTTCGTAGATTGACATGGTTTAACTTTGATATGTACTCTCCATGACAGGAGTGCCCAAACACTGTTTCTTCACCTGCCATAACACCGTCACCTGTCTGCCGACACGTCAACTAGGAGATGGGCACCAGGACTGCTCTTTCGGAGAGGATGAAAGGCCCAGTGACAGTAAGTCACAACCGTCATAATTTGTGGGAGCGTGATGCACAAATTCCGTTTTAATATGTTGCCATGGATATTCAAATACTAACAACGACATCCTTAATTGCACCTTTCGTTGGGATGATTTGGTCGGTTCTGAATTGCTTACTTGTAGATGGTTATATGCAGCGTTTTCATTGATGGGTATAAATCTGTTGCTACAGTTGAAGACGCTCTGGCACGCAGGTGGGGCTCCTGCAGCTACAACTGTTCGTCTGTTTACGGCAACGCGCCGTGCGTTCCCGACGCGTTCCGCTGTGACGATGAAGCGGACTGTTTGGAAGAGGAGGACGAAGAGGCCTGTGACCATGTCGGAGATGCAGGAGGGACCGATGATTGCCCGACGCTCACCTGCGACCTGCCCGCCACCCTAGACCCGATCTGTGTGCCGCATCACCAGATCTGTGACGGGTACCCGGACTGTGCGGCAGGGGAGGACGAGCAGGGGTGTGGCAACGCGGGCGGCGCGTCCACTCAAGCTACAACCACGTCGGGCGTCAGCCTACAAACTGCTGCCACAGGTAAAGAAGTGACCAGGTGGCCCACATGGGGCCAAGAACCACAGGATGGACTCACAACGGAACCGACAAGTGGTCAAGAAACATTCGAAGACCAAACTGGTAAGGAGGCCATTGACGTTCTGAAACACAGTCACTCtggtaaaacaaaaaaaacaaaaaacaataccaaAATACTTATTGTCACGCAGTCTTTTGAGCAATATCATATAAAACAACAGTGAGGTTTTTTTTCTGGGTTTTCACACGTACCAATTATGAATATACTTCTaagttatatacattgtatttctaaatatatacatgtttttttttttctagttgGAGGATTTCATGAGAGCCATGGGTCACATGACCAGGCCATGATTTGGATGGTAGCCGCTGCACTGTGTGGTCAGATTCTCTATGACATGATTTTCTAATTATACAGGGCATTGAACAAAGTGTGTCGTGAACAAATCAATGTAGGAAAAATGACGAAGCATTAGCGAATACGAGAAACACGGTCTTTGTGAACTTTATGGCTCTGTGTTCATGATGGTAAACTAATCACTAGTATACATATCTCAACAGTTTGTATTTCTTCAACTATGATCAAAAGATGACCCGCGCACACGAAGTGTTGAACTAGTCTGGCATTGCAAAACAAACCGATTTATCAACAAATCCCAGGTGGTTTTCAACACGACATTGACAATCAAATTATGATCACATAAATGTAGCTGCAACTTATTTGAAGAAATAAACAAGCCTTTTGGTTTTGTATCCTACCGATGCTACAATAGTGGCCTTTAAGAAGCAATATTTAACACTAAAGGATACCAGCATAATTGTATAAGGAAATTGTAAGGAGAAATGAGTTAGTTAACAAACTTGGAATAAGTAACTTGGTAACTTTGTATAAACTAACTGGACTACTTAAGTGATTTTTATCATTGAAGTCTACTTTGAATTGTCTACGTTTTAGTGTCTCTTTGGGCACTTGCGACTAGAGTAAACACTAACCGAAGACGGTTTACAAGTTGAGAGTTTCAATGAAGTATTTATGGATGTATGTAAATGTGTCTAAGCCCTTCAGTACCTCAGTTCTTCAAGcaatataagaaaaaaagagtTGGCAGTAGTATCAACAACATTAACAAAGTTATTAGAAAAGAGCAAATAAAGATGATAGtacggcaaaaatagttactcaagcaactggatgaagttttgaaacagtcagacgtttcagacaacatccgctaTTTTTCCTCAGTGACTAAGAAAAGATCTGGCAGaagcaggttttataccaaaaactctgaatagatatagatctttcattagtcactgacgaaagatagcggatgctgtctgaaacgaaacgtctgtttcaaaaactttatccagttgcttgagtaatttttttggcgtatcttataaccTAGAGGTcgaaccttcatcaacgcagaTGATAGTATATCGTAATACCTAATTGAGTGCATTGCATACAAAAAAAACTGGTCTATCAACCACCGAGTCAAAAGTCACATCAAAACAGTCCTGCCAAGTGTTACATAATTAAAGATCCTCTGTCAACTAGCTGTCTTAATCAGCCAGTAACCACCTTTTGCAGGACCCATTCAAATAAATGTAGCGTAGATAATTACAAaacgtccattattgcatgagAAGGGAGTTAAATATGCTGTTTTTGTTCAGGAGCAAATAATGGCCTTTCCAGTTTTCCCTGATGTTTTTTGCacaggggtgattttggaacagtcaatttatgcatagGAGGGAGATAGGCAAAGTATGCcactctcgcaaatgttgcctttctacatgtagttgatatttcaatttgcccaggtgttattttgggacagcccattttttgcatggggtGGAGTaagggcgaaacatgctgtatttgctcaggagcaaatgaccGCCTCTCTAGCCTGGATATTAGATCATTACTGTTTACTATAATTTCTTCAGAAACAGAATAAGTGTGCTGATGGTATTTGTCAGACGTGCTGTTTGAAACTCGCCTGACGATTATGGTCTCGcttgttgtttacatttttttctgtttacatGCCAATCAATAAAACTTGCTGGTATTCGCACCAAGAAATACTCTGTGTAGAGTGATTATGGGTTCTTTATTGATCACAATAGCGGCCGAGAAGGTAGGCATAAATTCATTTTCGTGGAATACGTTGGAATCCTAATGAATTGTGCATTGTGTACTaagatttgatatgatatgaaattgTGTAACCTCAAATGTTGGTCCTCCTAGACAATTGGTCGGTAAAGCACTAAATGACTGCAtatttggaatatcatgcaaaacacaCAAGTTAGACTGAAAAGACAATAAACCTAActaagcgtaaaaagatttgtttttcgtctgggaaattcgttgagtgctctgtcaaatttgaCGTCACAGCGAGATCGCAAAGAAGTCGCCAATCTTGTGGAATGGGTGTGTGAACAAAGTCGTCATCGAATTGTTTAGACGGTTCGCTAGAGTCcgttccaagtcaccacacgggcttttaaatgatatttgtaattagtttgcaTTGGTTTGAATTAAAGAATATCTTAGTCACAATaattctaaattgttcaaaaaGATTAAATATGataatttgaatttatttgaatccaattagatgttttgaaaatattttgaaagggactgcacaaaatatctttatctagaataatttgcaaaatCTATGTGATTCTCATAAATTTCGAAATATAGAGATATGTTTACGAATAGTGGATTAGGGTAATTgtccccataaaagtaggtgctaaccCAGCCCTGTTGTCTACCTCTGTGTATTTTACATGTCACGACTGGACACTTTTAGGTCCTTTGTGGGAAGCGTAATTcgcaaagatgtgtgaattgctttcttctcaGCCCACTGGCCCATTTACAGAATCTCACAAATAATTgtaacaagaaatgctttttaaaaaagctgtcCACGCAACCATTTGATAAAGGTGAGGGTGCAATGGTGGTTGCAcgtgtaatgacttgtatagACTTCCTTACCCCCTACGTATACAGTACCTAATACCTATACATCAAAACTTACCACACGTCACCATTTTGTTGGtcacattttgtttttgtcattttcgtAACAAATCAGTTCCTTTTGGTGTAATTTTGTATTATAGATGTAATATAGTTATTTATCAGTTATCTATAGTCAGCCATCAGCATGGCAAAATGGTGCGATCGTCTGCATGGCcttgcatgaagcgccccctggcatgcaaaaatgcattttcaggtTCTCCCCATTCTCTATAGTGACTACTTAAATTGTTTCTTTTTCGTGCAATGTTTTCTTCCTGACGCATGCAATTATTAAGAAATGGGATAAATCTATACAACAAAATTATACACGACCCCAGATTCTTAAATATATATACCTTGGGCCACACCAGCTTAATCTTATGgctgacatccgcgcgcgcattgatttcgtctgttgtcaaaaaaaaaaaaaaaatcacctcctccaaggctacacggaactccggaacttgctgacttaggttgcattgtgccggcttatcggaaaactgggacgtatttgtggattggtatgccatcgaagTTGGCTAGggagattttgcgtttgcacagttgtacgagaggatctgATCACACCTGACCTCCTTACCGATGACAAAGTAACCCTTGCCTTAACATGCCTAGTGCGCCAACATGATCACATTAATAGCCCGGTGTATTTGCCGTGTTGCCCCTAGCTGTTTTGAAGCTAAGTTTATATACAAGGACTATATTTCGATAGTtattaatttgaatttttgtgtgtgtgtgtatgacgATCTGATTATGACCTTTATGTTCGAATTTAAGCTTTGTACTATTCACTCGAATATGACTGTTGTTAATTCTTATAGGACTAAAACTGACCCTCCCACTTTACAACCCAAGATCAAGAATATAACTGTTGtctaacaaattgattttccaATTATGTCCGATACAATCTCTGTTAATCTCTGCCCTAGCTCTGGACCCGAGAGATATCAAGGTCACGGTAAACATCTTACTTTTATGCATGTAAATGTCAATAGTATTTCTGCTGGTTCCAAACTCGATGAAATAGCATCACTAGCTTCAGATTTCAACATAGACATTATAGCAATCAGAGAATCTTGGCTAGGCGACAGTATAGAAACATCCGATATTTCTCTGGTGGGGTTTCAGCCCCCCTTTCGACGTGATCGAAATCGCCATGGGGGTGGAGTTCAAGTTTATGTCTCCAACTTAATTCCATGTAGAAGACGCTGCGATCTAGAACCTCCTAACTTTGAATGTATTTGGTCGGAAGTCTGTGTTAGATCTTTTAAAATCCTGTTTTCTACTTACTACCGGCCGCCAGGGCAAGATACCTCCATGGTTAATCAGTTCATGGATTCCTTCACAGACTCTGTTGCTAGGGCACGCTCATCACGCCCTGATGCCATTATCGTGACAGGTGATTTCAACGCCAAACACGAAGAATGGTGGAATCTCGATCCAATCACATATGCTGGTGCCCAATTGTTCCAGGCTGCGCAGCTGGTCAACCTAGTACAGATTGTTAAGGAACCCACCTGCGACCTATCACACTCACCTTCCCTCATCGATTTGATTTTCACCGACTTCCCACGCTACTTTCTAAATCATCGTGTTTTGTCGCCATTGTCAGGATGTCATCATTCTCCTACTATCGCCAAAATGAATCTTTGTGTTCCTGTTCCCAAACCCTATATGCGCACTATTTGGGACTATAAAAACATTAACTATGAGTCCCTTTCATCTTTTATATGTGATCCCAAATGGTGCGAAATATATAGGTGCGGGACTGTAGATGAGGCTAGCGTTAAACTTGCTGAATTAATTCTGGAGGCAAAAAATCGATGCGTCCCTCACAAGACAGTCACTGTAAGACCAAATGATAAACCTTGGATGTCCCCAAGTATACGCTAACTTATGCGTTCCCGTGATAGAACGCATAAGATAGCCAAACTGTCAAATTCCTCGGCTCACTGGGAGAAATACCGCAAAACGCGTAACAAACTGTCTAATGCAATTGAGCAAGCCAAGGTTGCTTATGAAGCGCATTTAGTGAATCAACTTTCTAATCCATTAACCTCTGAAAAAAAGTGGTGGCACATTGTGAAACATTTCTATAGACGTAAGAGTCACACAGCAATACCTCCCCTTATAGATGGTGCCTCGTTCGTTGTTGACTCACATGAAAAGGCCTGTCTTTTTAATGACTACTTTGCTTCCCAATCATCAATTGATACATCTCAAGCTACCCTACCTGACCTTACATTTCATACTGATACTAGGTTATCTTGTCTTCTGACTTCTCCTGAAGAAGTTGAACTATACATCAGTGACCTAAATATCTCAAAGGCCCAGGGCTATGACAATATCGACAATCGTTTTCTTAAAATTATTACTCCATTTATATCTGAT
Protein-coding regions in this window:
- the LOC136441966 gene encoding CD320 antigen-like, translating into MVICSVFIDGYKSVATVEDALARRWGSCSYNCSSVYGNAPCVPDAFRCDDEADCLEEEDEEACDHVGDAGGTDDCPTLTCDLPATLDPICVPHHQICDGYPDCAAGEDEQGCGNAGGASTQATTTSGVSLQTAATGKEVTRWPTWGQEPQDGLTTEPTSGQETFEDQTVGGFHESHGSHDQAMIWMVAAALCGQILYDMIF